From Dreissena polymorpha isolate Duluth1 unplaced genomic scaffold, UMN_Dpol_1.0 chrUn020, whole genome shotgun sequence:
catgaaaAATAACTTATTAAATGATTTCTTCTTTATATAGGTAAATACCGTCGATATGTCCCTGTAATAGTTTTTTGCTCGAAATGTTAAATGTATCCAGCactaacaaaaaataaagaacgTACTTTTTAACATGTTActattcatgtttattttacatttgtcaACAGCTTGCTACAATATTTCTGAGGTAATGTATTTTGGTAGAAGTGTCACATTTGTAGACGCATGAATATCAATTTTACTAACACCTTTGCTTgctttgtatgtttgtatatattaaaGTATTTATTGCATCCTAGCCCTCCTACCATAAGATTATCATGTATCCATATATGCATGTCGTTATTGACAAGTATATAATCGTCTTCTTTCGCTATTCACGTTGCGGGTGTGGTTTTTGTGCTGCATATGCATGTTTGCAAACTGTCTAATCGTATTCTTTGATAATAATGAGCACTTAATGAAATGTATGATAATGAAGATGTCCATGAAAAAGAACAACTACTAATTTGTTTTCATAAAGATATATACACGCATTTAAAGTAAATGATTTTATGAACATGTCAGATTAAAATGTAAGAAAGTACAGATTTCTTAAAATTTTATGATACTATTTACCACGagtttaacataaaatgtgaACATCTAAATTACGAATGCAATGTATCTTTTCtgttacatgcatacatacatacatacgtacgtaTGAACGTACGTGCGTGTGCGCGTGAgtgcgtgcgtacgtgcgtgcgtgcgtgtgtgcgtgcgtgcgtacgtacgtacattcatacatacatacatacatacgtacatacatacatacatacgtacattcatacatacatacatacatacgtacatacatacatacatacatacatacatacatacatacatacatacatacatacatacataccagtACATAccagtacatacatacatacatacatacatacatacatacatacatacatacatacatacatacatacatacatacatacatacatacatacatacatacatacatacatacatacatacatacatacatacatacatacatacatacatacatacatacatacatacatacatacatacatacatgcatgcatacatatatattatatattatatgattgcAGTGCACAAAACGAAAGGTATTCAAAGGAATTTCTGGGGCTTGGCATCCCTTACCCCACCATTTTGGCCGGAAGGTGTACCATTCCGAAGCCCAAACACCTGCCGAAACCAACCAGGTTTGTAACGTGTAACAGTACATTGTAAAATAGTTAAAATACATAAGTGTATCATTTACACTATAAAAATAATCGAGATTGTATGAACTTATCAATGGTAAATATTGTAATTTTGCGTCAACAAGTGTTGGGAATTTTTTCAATGaaaatagatttaattttaatgtTGTGTCCTTGATCATTTTGGCACGATTGATTGTTAACATCAGCAAGACTTAAATAATATCCTTGTCGGGCCGAGCgagaaaatcatttaaaaagtagtgAAACTAAAAACAAGTGCATATGAAAACTACTGTCGCTCTCATTAGGTCGTGGTCTAAAGAATGAAAAAATGAAGAGGGTGCTTCAATCTTACATTCAGTGGCGAGAAGACGAGGACGAAATGGACATGACTGAGACAATGACGACGGCAAACGACATGAATGGGACTGCGACTATGACGACGACAAACGACACGAATGGGACTGCGACTATGACGACGGCAAACGACACGAACGTGACTGCGACTATGACGACGGCAAACGACACGAATGGGACTGCGACTATGACGACGGAAAACGACACGAACGTGACTACGACTATGACGACGGCAAACGACAGGAACGTGACTGCGATGATGACGACGCCATAAAACACCGACATGACTGAGATGATCACGACGACATGCGACACGGTCACGACTGAAACGATGGCGACAACATATGACACGGACAAGAATGAGACGATGACGACGACTAACGACATGGACACGACTGAGACGATTGCGACGACATATGACAATGACAAGACTGAGACCAGGGCGACGACATTCGACAATGACACGACGGAGACGACGGCAACGACATACGACACGGACACGACTAAGAAGATAACGATGATATACGACACGGTCAAGATTGAGACGATGACGACGACATACGACACGGACATGACTGAGAAGACGACATACGACACGGGCACTACTgagacgatgacgacgacgacaaacGACACTGAAAAGACGACGATATACGACACCTACAGGAAAGAGACGATGACAAAGACATACGACACGGACAATACCAAATTGACAGGAGAGGAAAATCCCGTTGAAAGACTTGAAAGAATTCTACACGGAATAGCGGATGTAGACATATCGAGAGAGGCCAAAAACAAAAGGTAAATAATTTTTCATATGTTTTGATTGTTAAGATCACATTTCCCTGGGGAAACATACAATTGCTGATATATGTGGATTTAATCGTTTGTGGTTTATTCGAGATTATCAGTAAGGCTGTAAGACTGCACGTCTATTTATTTTACGCTGTAAAGGTGAATTACAGTCAGTCTGACTCTCTCCTTTTTTAAATCTTGTACCCGTTACGATATTGGCTCgggactgatgactttgtgaatATGGGCACCGtactgatgactttgtgagtacgggTACAAAACTGATGATTTTGTGAGTACGGGCACATGgctgatgactttgtgagtacgggcacaGGACTGATCACTTTATGGGCACAGGATTGATGACTTTGTAAGTACGGGCACATGACTGATCactttgtgagtacgggcacaTGGCTGAGTACTTTGTGAGTACAGGCACatgactgatgactttgtgagtacgggcacatgactgatgactttgtgagtacgggcacaGGACTGATGACTTTCTGAGTACGGGCACatgactgatgactttgtgagtacgggcacatgactgatgactttgtgaatacgggcacaggactgatgactctgtgagtacgggcacatggctgatgactttgtgagtacgggcacaTGACTGAGTACTTTGTGAGTACCGACACatgactgatgactttgtgagtacggacacatgactgatgactttgtgagtacgggcacaggactgatgactttgtgagtacgggcacatgactgatgactttgtgagtacgggcacaggactgatgactttgtgagtacgggcacaTGACTGATTACTTTGTGAGTACTGGCACAGGACTGATGACTTTGTTAATAAGGGCATAGGACTGATGACTTTGTAAGAGCACAGGACTGATGACTTTGCTGATTGTTCATTATATGGTGTTAAGTGGAAAACTGTTTACTGTTTAGATTCCAGATCGGAAATGAAGTGCTTGGGATGTCTGATATGAAAACGTTGCATAACCCAAAATGGATAAACGATAAGGTACTTGTCTTCGTTGTAAAACATATTTCAGCAAACTGATATTGTCCAAAGTAAatgatattaatatatatgtacaaCAGTGTTATTTGTAATGAATGTTTTAACATCAATTTTAGTATATGTgttgtttaaaatagttgttaaattatttattacagaTCATTAACGCTTACCTCCATCATTTAGCTATGGTGCATAACGCAACATCTGGTCATAAGGTATTAGCGTTACCCAGCTACCTGATGACGATGTGGATGGCGGGTAATATGGATACATGGAGGTTCCGGAAGGTAGATTACATTCGTAAAAGTCGATGAAACAGTATAAACTTAGACCTTTTATTGTTACAGAACGTTTTTAAGACAAGTGGTACAGTAATGTCTTGTTATTCATAGCATACTATAAATGGCATAAATCTATCTATTTCCAATCTTGTGTAATGGTTgtaattatcattaaatatagCTTAAGTTCAGCAATTACATGGTTTCGTATTTCATCGTGTTAAATAGTCTTGAATTGGTACCATGCAAGTCAAGTAGACATATCTTTACAGATCAAGTTCCAGAATTACAAATGGGTTTTTCTGCCAGTGAATATAAACGACAACCACTGGGTGTTAATGGTGGCAGACCTTGACACAAGAACCTTGTCCATACTGGACTCACTAGGATGGAAGAACCGTCTTCTTCCAGGCTTTTGGTTGTaagatcattattataattattatgtattcaACACTTTTATATGACTTATGTTTTTAAATCATGCTCACAGATAACTTGTTTCggcaataaaatacaaatatcaacAATTTATTCAATTCCATTAATGCGTGTTCTAAACTGTTGCTTATTTTCCAAACTACTAGTTAAGAATGCATGATTAGTATATCATTGAGTATGTTGTTTACAGAATTATCAAACATAATTGCAAACCTGTCAAATTACAATTAGCTTTTGAAACTTATACATCATTTCTCcaaatttatgttttgtattaaagGAAGTTCGCCAAGCGCCGAGATCAGGCCATTCCAGATGACCTGCCACTCGAGTGGTTAACGGGGAGCCCGGTGTCCGCTCGGCAGCGCGACAGCAGCGCTTGTGGCGCTTTTGTTATGCTGGTAATGTGAACACTTAATTTTTCCcaagttattattttttgttcaaatcaaattaaaatgaatacaatGTATGTGTTAAGCTTGAATAAAGGTAGGCATGCGGGTTTTAAGTAAGCTTTTTGACGAATCAAACCAGTGTTaaataactgttgtttttttattgatgatACTGAACTTGTACGCAATGTAAAACTAGATACATACATGATATAATCTTATCTGGTTGATGaaattgacatttattggcaatatttatggagatgtaaaataaaagtgttttgaaTCTGCCTAATATGTCCTATGAGttacctattgattttgatgctttaaaaaatttaGTCGCTTAAGGAATATCTTGACATTTCTTGAGTATCTGTGTGTATTTTTTTCAGAACGCCTTAGCAATCACAGAAGGCGTCCAACCCCATATGTTGGGCCACCATCATGCGTTGGCCATGCGGAAGTACGTAATGCATGCCATTTGTACTGCCAGCCAGAGCCCCGATGACCCTGACCGCATGTGTGATGCGTTGCCGTGCACGCAGCCAAAGGGGGCGTGCACGTGGATAAACTGCGATGTGTGTGGTTGTTGGGTACATTGTAACTGTGTTAACATAAGCGACCCTAAAAGCATAAAAGACTACGTATGTGTAATCTGCGCCGCAATCTATACATGACACTGAACTGAAGTGGATTTTTTTTGCGTCACaactttaaatgcattttaagctcatctattttttgaaaaaaaaattatgagctattgtcatcaccttggcgtcggcgttggcgtcggcgtctggttaagttttgcgtttaggtccgcATATCTCAGAAAGTATAaattctattgcattcaaacttggtacacttacttactatcatgaggggactgggcaggcaaagttagataactctggcgtgcattttgacagaattatgtgccctttttatacttagaaaattgaaacttttggttaagttttgtgtttaggtccattttattccttaagtatcaaatctattgctttcatacttgcaacacttactaactatcataagggaaatgtgcaggcaaagttatgtaactctgactggcattttgaaagaattatgtgccctttttatacttagaaaattgaaaatttggttaagttttgtgtttaggtcaactttattcctacagtatcaaagctattgctttcattcttgcaacacttattaactatcataaggggactttgcaggcaaagttatataactctgactggcatttggacggattTATGGGcactttatacttagaaaattgaaaattttgttaagttttgtgttttggtccactttacccctaaagtatcatagatattgctttcatcctttgaacactcgcaaactatcataagggtacagtaaaaggacaagttgcataactctggttgtcatttttacggaattgtggcccttttttgactaagtaactttgaatatatggttaaattttgtgtttcgatccactttacttctaaagtatcacggctattgctttcaaactttaaatactttcatgctattatgaggttactgtacctggcaagttgaatttttaccttgacctttgaatgaccttgactctcaaggtcaatttataaaattttgctaaaattgccataacttctttatttatgattagatttgattgatactttgacaaaactactcttacctgacataccacaatagactccacccaaaccatcccccgtgccctaccccccccccccattatcttttttgaaactgttaaaaaacacaagtatatacatattttttgaccttgtgttTTGTGTAGATTTAAAAGTTGTTGgttttttgtgtttttgctttgtttgtttgtgatagatttttttaaaatattaattataaatataaactaaagATGAGTTGCATGAAGTGGGGTAGCACACAACTGGACTAAATTATGAAAGTattatgtgtttccattttttgttcaaatatttgaaGTTTATCGTTGAgggctatttttttaatttggatcTTTCGTTGTTtgaaatgatttataaaacagttcatacagctgaatatgaaatatttcattaatatagtaATGttgttcacagtgttattaaatTCTGGTATGTTTAAGGTATTTACATTGCCACTGCAATTTAAAagaggcagttttccttttaattgttgtttctctagaaatgttgtcaaTTGGTCCCATAGAGTTTGAATaggtttacactcccagaaaaggtatTCTATTGTTTCACTGTCTACCAAAAAGAATATTGCTCATTAATGGTGAATGTGTTTAGTATTGCTTGCATTTCATAAACACTACATTCCTTTTTGAATATTATATGGACTAAAATGAAACAATGTTTAACAGATTAATGGAATCATACTCCAGCCTTCACAAACCTGCTTGGAAAGcagtttatctatttttgttcAAACACTCGTAAAATATATTATAGCTGAATGTTAattttgttgcaaaatgtattagGGTCCAATGTTCTTAGGCATGGTTATGACATCACTGTGTTTATGGGACTCAGTGATTGATAATTGTTGTCTgaatgatcattttatatatattcagCCTGAAACGATTCTCGGCTGCAACATGTTTGTAATTCTTGTAAACAATGCATGCTGTTCAGTGTAATTTTGATGTCATAACTTACataaaattaaaagttaaaaatattgtatgtgtataaaaatgattataaatgaaacaaatgaCGACTTAGCACTTTTATTGTCAAGTGACGCATCCACttccattatttttatttttattgactgGTATTGAGAATGTtatgttaatgcagcattaagcaatattttcagttttcaaaatttcacattttaaatgttaacacagTCTCATTATTTTATTGACGATATTACTCCTGTAACATTGCCATGAACCCatgtaaaattatgttgatattgTTACGTTGAAAAAGGATGTTAGTTCGTGCATGTGAAATATTTGGATTTCCACCATCATTTTGTATTGAACACTTTATTTGCACaatgtatgttattattattataaacactaCATTTTATAACCTTTTGACCATGCAGCTTTGCTAGTTAGATCAACGAAAGTATATGCGCCCATTTGATGTATTTTTACCAATCAACTAGCTGAAGAATGTAAACTGGTTCTGTTTTCTGATTGTGTATGTGAATGAAATCCTGTGGAATGAGTATTTTTGTGTGAGTTCTTGTTAATGCCTTCTTGGTTTGTTTTGTTGAGtgaatatatgtaaaaaaataatgcattaagTAATAATAAGTAGGATTACTCCTCTTAAATGAAACGTATTTCATCTATGTTTGGTACCGACTATATGCTTCAGCTGTATAATCAGTTTTTTGTGTGAGTTTCTTGTTTCACTCTCTTTATTTTCTTTAGAGTAAATGTACGTTAAAATTAATGCAATATTGATAAGTATGAGTACTTctcttaaatattataattacggTTAATATGTGTGTCCTgctgtaaattatttattgacagtACTTaggtaattattattttaaaaaatgtgtaaccTTGTGCTTGTAATAATCATTTTTATATGTCTATTACTGTAGCTATTATATTGATTGTACTAAAATGTTGCCATATGGGTCATTGGCCTTATGAAAATGctgtaaataaaatatgaaatctgAATCCCTTTTTTATATTCTGTCATGTGAACTCTGAAACCTGATATTCGAAATAAATAGATTAATGCCTGTATCGTCTTTCGCGTGTAACATACAGTCGTACGGCCACATtctaaacaaatataatattatatattattatcagTATAATCATATAGCCTTTAAAAACAAAAGGAATAAAATCTGATCGTCTACCCATTTGGTTTACAGCGGTAATAAGACAAGAAATTAAAATTCGCGATTGGTTAAAAAAGCATCATAAAATTTATGAATACAAGAAACACCGAAATCATGTAACATACCTAATAATAAAGTAAAAGGCAGTTTTATAACCAATCGGTGAAAGAAAACGCATCAGTACAGCATCTATGGAATACTCTTAATGCCTTAACAAAACCGCAATCTTCAATAAATCTTccaacaaaaataagtataaatgaTACAGATATTGAAATTGTTGAAGCTATCTTAGAAGAGTTTAACAATCATTTCATCAACATTTCTGGTATAGTTTCGAAAAGAAAATATGACTCAAACATTTATCaaacttttaaaactttttttagaCAAAGAAATATGAATGAATGTATTTGACATATCTCAGATTACGATATTTGACGTTCGGAAAATAATAGACTCTCAAAATATCTAAAGCTGCCGGTATAGACAATATTGGCGCTTAAATTCTTAAATATTGTGGGGATACCATTGAAGGTCCGATTACttctattattaataattgtatacatGCTGGATTTTTTCCTGACCAGCTTAAAGATgcgttccgtgtccgcgttccgtatGCGGACACGAAGTATcgtttccatgcatccgcttattatttaAGTCTCTCTGTGAAAAAGCTCCAAACGTGGTTTCACTTGGATTAGGATGTCGTTGttagaagagcacacatttttATGATGACTGCTGAGGCAGCACTCTATGTTAGTACACGGAAAAGCAGACATATAGGCACTGGGCAAGTGCCATCATAAGAAACCGCCAAACCAACGGGTACATATTATACCATACGAAatgcacatgtcactataataaactatttacttacttactaaCTTACTTACTACCCTCTTGTTAGAGAATTAGAGCTGAACGATGAAGTGTTCATGACGTtggtaaattattaataattattaaccaAATCTtgcaatattgttataaaaagaTATACAAAAATCCTAATTATCTCCTTGTTTCATACCGCTATCAGCTAATTTCTCCAACACCACAGTACAGAACGCGGAAACTAGCTGATAAGCCACTCTGGACAGGCTGAATTAATGACAATTAGCAcagttatattgataaacattacttATTAATCGTATAACAGACTTCAAAACGTGTGCACCCGCATagacaaaaaaggaaaataaatagGTCTTCTTAtagcgttatatcttgtttgaaatacatttttgtatataCTGCGTCTTTTGAAAAGCGCTTATAGAGTGAACAATATGcattttgatatattatatttgcattgtttgatgcaatgtctttgtctttgtatttttcatacgttggttgtatatttcaggGTGATCCCTTagtaaatatatcattttttcaCTTATATTCATGCTTGAAAGTCGACCATTCACGTTCACTTCCGTCCGTGTACTGAGTCCTCGTGCGGGAAAAGCGATTTTTCACCGACGCAATACGCGAACGAAAATTGCGGACGCGAAACGCGGAAACATAGAATCGCTCCAACAGATTTGAAGCAGTTCGTTTTTTTGCGGACAAGGACACACGGAACAcggacgcggagacatggaaacccggcctatTCCCAACTAACTAGGTTTTTACTGAGAACATAGTGTCTCGATTTAAGATTGCACATGTCTTCGATAACCAGTTTTTATTCGATATCATAGGTTTTCTCCTGATCCCAAGTTATCATAAAAAGTGCATCAAACGGCGATagcctaggttcttatttgaaaaccaaggtttcTACAGACGTTAAATAATAGGTGAAAACCATAGTTTTGATGACGAGAACTTAAGTTATCATCTTTAATACttaatccgtggttttcatttaggaaccatagttctcatgagaacctaggttcccagaaTAAAGCGTCGGATGGCCTTTGGCTCTTAGACGCTAAACATACTTTCAGAAACCTGTGATCTCTTTTGAAAAACTGAGTTTACGCTCGAGAACCCATGTTCACGGCGAGACGACGCAAATaaacacatagaacttaggttctcatgagaacttaaGGTATCATTTCAGAACCCCGGTTTTCAGTCAGATATTTAACGAATATTCACAACCCTAGGTTCTCAAATCTAGATCAGATAATAAAGCCAAAACAATTTGCGGGAACctaagttctcgtttgatatccaaggttttcacaagaacctaggttctcgataGTTGTTCGCGTCGTTCTCTCGGATATCCTTAATTTTCA
This genomic window contains:
- the LOC127863619 gene encoding sentrin-specific protease 2-like, yielding MTEMITTTCDTVTTETMATTYDTDKNETMTTTNDMDTTETIATTYDNDKTETRATTFDNDTTETTATTYDTDTTKKITMIYDTVKIETMTTTYDTDMTEKTTYDTGTTETMTTTTNDTEKTTIYDTYRKETMTKTYDTDNTKLTGEENPVERLERILHGIADVDISREAKNKRFQIGNEVLGMSDMKTLHNPKWINDKIINAYLHHLAMVHNATSGHKVLALPSYLMTMWMAGNMDTWRFRKIKFQNYKWVFLPVNINDNHWVLMVADLDTRTLSILDSLGWKNRLLPGFWLKFAKRRDQAIPDDLPLEWLTGSPVSARQRDSSACGAFVMLNALAITEGVQPHMLGHHHALAMRKYVMHAICTASQSPDDPDRMCDALPCTQPKGACTWINCDVCGCWVHCNCVNISDPKSIKDYVCVICAAIYT